A single window of Phaenicophaeus curvirostris isolate KB17595 chromosome 7, BPBGC_Pcur_1.0, whole genome shotgun sequence DNA harbors:
- the LOC138722695 gene encoding retinol dehydrogenase 7-like yields the protein MSPQNLSLSDSLHIAILASILSLIIYWLARDSRRVGNLGGKHVFITGCDTGLGNSLAKWLDKRGFCVIAACATEKGGQELRSCTSLSLKTVNLNLADSNSIARAVLFVTEETAGNGLFGFVSNAEGTAPVAPTDWLKTEDFCSVLDISLLGLIEITLKLLPLLKKAEGRVINLMNAKGLMAFVGGGYSLSKWGMEAFSDTLRTEMQHFGVKVSIVEHGFFMAGVVNSDVTKRNLLRLWNRLTPEIRNTYGEKYFVEYIKAQRSLVKRLCDSDISNVIKCMEHALIAKYPRTRYRAGWDAKFFWLFLSYAPSCLSDMLLRMTFPAPAASRRSAPEVLINI from the exons ATGTCTCCCCAGAAT CTCTCACTTTCAGACTCACTGCACATAGCAATTTTGGCTTCCATACTTTCTCTTATAATTTACTGGCTGGCCAGAGACAGTCGCAGAGTGGGAAACCTCGGGGGAAAGCATGTCTTCATAACAGGCTGTGACACTGGACTTGGAAACTCACTGGCTAAATGGCTTGACAAAAGAGGATTTTGTGTCATTGCTGCATGTGCCACAGAAAAAGGAGGCCAAGAGCTACGGTCCTGCACCTCACTCTCACTGAAAACAGTGAACCTGAACTTAGCTGACTCCAACAGCATTGCCAGGGCTGTACTGTTTGTGACAGAAGAGACAGCTGGCAACG GGCTTTTTGGCTTTGTGAGCAATGCTGAAGGAACAGCACCAGTTGCACCTACTGACTGGCTGAAGACTGAAGACTTCTGCTCAGTGCTTGATATTAGTCTTCTGGGATTGATTGAAATCACGCTCAAGCTTTTGCCACTTCTGAAAAAAGCTGAGGGAAGAGTAATCAATCTAATGAATGCCAAAGGCCTCATGGCTTTTGTAGGGGGTGGCTACAGCCTGTCCAAATGGGGCATGGAAGCTTTCTCTGACACCTTACG aacaGAGATGCAGCATTTTGGAGTGAAAGTAAGCATTGTTGAGCATGGTTTCTTTATGGCAGGAGTAGTTAATTCAGATGTCACCAAGAGAAATCTGTTAAGACTTTGGAACAGACTGACTCCTGAGATCAGGAACACCTACggagaaaaatactttgttgAAT atATTAAAGCTCAAAGATCATTAGTGAAAAGACTGTGTGACTCTGATATTTCTAATGTCATAAAATGCATGGAACATGCCCTGATAGCAAAGTACCCCAGGACACGATACAGAGCTGGATGGGATGCAAAGTTCTTTTGGCTGTTCCTCTCCTATGCCCCAAGCTGTTTATCTGACATGCTGCTACGTATGACAtttccagctccagcagccagtAGGAGATCAGCTCCTGAAGTCCTAATTAACATTTAG
- the LOC138722696 gene encoding dehydrogenase/reductase SDR family member 9-like, protein MLFYALLFLGIASLWWCWRARDGIQVTNLTGKYIFITGCDTGFGNMAAKFFDKKGFRVFASCLTEIGAKELKAVTSKQLQTVLLDVRDSDSIKKVAAWVKAEVQPEGLWGLVNNAGIMGTPAPTDWLDIEHFREPIEVNLIGLINVTINMLPLIKKAKGRIVNVSSIGGRIAFNGGGYFPSKFGVEGFNDSLRRDMKAFGVKVCCIQPGLFKTSLTNPAKIMKEKEVIWNRLPPDIKKQYGEEYFQKDAEKKEKLSKICLNKDISPVVQCMDHALTSLHPHAHYVVGKDAKLLWNPLSRMPAVIQDFLLLWNRAEPAASHAK, encoded by the exons ATGCTTTTCTACGCCTTACTCTTTCTTGGCATCGCCTCTCTATGGTGGTGTTGGAGGGCAAGAGATGGGATACAGGTTACAAACCTCACtggaaaatatatattcatCACAGGATGTGACACAGGATTTGGAAATATGGCAGCAAAATTTTTTGATAAAAAAGGATTCCGTGTTTTTGCCAGTTGTCTGACTGAAATAGGAGCCAAAGAGCTAAAAGCCGTGACCTCAAAGCAGCTTCAGACAGTGCTGTTAGATGTGAGAGATTCAGACAGCATTAAGAAAGTGGCTGCATGGGTCAAAGCTGAAGTTCAGCCAGAAG gtCTCTGGGGACTTGTCAATAATGCTGGAATTATGGGGACACCAGCTCCTACAGACTGGCTGGATATCGAGCACTTCAGAGAACCAATTGAAGTTAACTTAATTGGACTCATAAATGTTACAATAAATATGCTTCCCTtgataaaaaaagcaaagggaaggaTAGTAAATGTATCCAGTATTGGAGGTCGCATAGCATTCAATGGTGGAGGCTATTTTCCTTCAaagtttggggtggaaggatTTAATGACAGCCTAAG GAGGGATATGAAAGCTTTTGGAGTTAAGGTTTGTTGTATTCAACCTGGACTCTTCAAAACATCATTAACCAATCCAGCAAAGAtcatgaaagaaaaggaggttATTTGGAATAGGCTCCCCCCTGATATTAAAAAGCAGTATGGAGAGGAGTATTTTCAGAAAG atgcagaaaagaaagaaaagctgtccAAGATCTGTCTTAACAAGGACATTTCACCAGTTGTTCAGTGCATGGATCATGCCCTAACAAGCCTCCACCCACATGCCCATTATGTTGTTGGGAAGGATGCTAAGTTGCTTTGGAATCCCCTCTCAAGAATGCCAGCAGTTATACAAGACTTCCTACTGCTGTGGAACAGAGCAGAGCCTGCAGCTTCCCATGCAAAGTAA